A portion of the Calothrix sp. 336/3 genome contains these proteins:
- a CDS encoding NCS2 family permease has product MSTLTLKRLFLAGEIDGFLALALENFVQVMLILSLCQGVLGFTPDMIYERILPGVALSVFLSNFFYGWLGYNQSKQLSRYNMTALPSGVNIVSLLAHIFLVMLPVKTNAIAQGVSTQQAAEMAWQAGIVACLASGFIKLAGLWAIKSLQRFIPLAAHLSTLGGIALTFMAMGFFMRTFAYPVVSLVPLGIILLAYFGKVKFAIPAGLLAILFGTALAWGTGLMHWDNSQLIDALKPIGIYTPGIWLGKLWQGRGFLIEYQAVIVPLAIFDFINGFQNLESAKAAGDSYPKMPALMGHGIFTIVAAICGSCFPTTIYTGHPGWKAMGAGFSYSFLSGIFAAILSLTGTASLLGYFIPLEGGMAVLIAIGICIVAQCFTVAPVRHAPAVVIGLLPAVAAWGTLMVKVALQIAEMGTKERPLTPELITQFQLNNLFIDGGFALEQGYILTSIILASVMVHIIERNFHLAAIWTLIGSALSWFGLIHGYRWTETSTVGVFAWGAGGAWAIGYCLLGILFFYAHYQANFSRDVE; this is encoded by the coding sequence TTGTCAACGCTTACTTTAAAGCGCCTATTTCTTGCTGGGGAAATCGATGGTTTTTTGGCGCTAGCTTTAGAAAATTTTGTCCAGGTAATGCTGATTTTGAGTCTATGTCAAGGTGTATTAGGTTTTACCCCAGACATGATTTATGAACGTATCTTACCAGGAGTTGCATTAAGTGTATTTTTAAGTAATTTTTTTTATGGCTGGTTGGGATATAACCAGAGCAAACAGCTTTCACGCTACAACATGACTGCTTTGCCCTCTGGGGTAAATATTGTTAGTCTCTTGGCTCATATTTTTTTAGTCATGCTGCCAGTAAAAACTAACGCGATCGCTCAAGGAGTTTCTACACAACAAGCCGCAGAAATGGCTTGGCAAGCAGGGATAGTAGCGTGTCTAGCATCTGGTTTCATCAAGTTAGCTGGGTTGTGGGCGATAAAAAGTCTCCAGCGTTTCATCCCTTTAGCCGCTCACTTATCAACTTTAGGTGGAATTGCCCTGACGTTTATGGCAATGGGTTTCTTTATGCGGACATTTGCCTATCCAGTCGTGAGTTTAGTTCCTTTGGGAATTATCTTATTAGCTTATTTTGGTAAAGTTAAGTTTGCCATACCTGCGGGTTTACTGGCTATTCTTTTTGGTACTGCATTAGCTTGGGGAACAGGTTTAATGCACTGGGATAATTCCCAATTAATCGATGCTCTCAAACCAATTGGCATTTATACACCTGGTATTTGGTTAGGGAAATTATGGCAAGGACGAGGTTTTTTAATTGAATACCAAGCTGTAATTGTTCCTTTAGCAATTTTTGATTTTATTAATGGTTTTCAAAACTTAGAAAGTGCAAAAGCTGCTGGTGATTCCTATCCCAAAATGCCAGCTTTAATGGGACATGGTATTTTTACTATTGTTGCTGCTATTTGTGGCTCTTGTTTTCCCACCACCATATATACAGGTCATCCCGGATGGAAAGCAATGGGAGCAGGATTCAGTTACTCTTTTTTGAGTGGGATTTTTGCAGCAATTCTTTCCTTAACTGGTACAGCTTCTTTACTGGGCTATTTTATTCCTCTAGAAGGGGGGATGGCAGTTCTGATTGCTATTGGTATCTGTATTGTTGCTCAATGTTTTACTGTGGCTCCAGTCCGTCATGCACCAGCAGTTGTTATTGGTTTGTTGCCAGCAGTTGCTGCTTGGGGGACACTTATGGTTAAGGTTGCTCTGCAAATTGCAGAGATGGGTACAAAAGAGCGTCCCTTAACTCCAGAATTAATTACACAATTTCAACTGAATAACTTATTTATTGATGGAGGATTTGCTCTTGAACAGGGATATATACTCACTTCAATTATTCTTGCTTCTGTAATGGTACACATCATTGAGCGTAATTTTCATCTCGCAGCAATTTGGACTCTAATTGGCTCTGCACTTTCTTGGTTTGGTTTAATACATGGCTATCGTTGGACTGAGACTAGTACTGTAGGTGTTTTTGCCTGGGGTGCTGGAGGTGCTTGGGCTATTGGTTACTGTTTGCTTGGCATTCTCTTTTTCTATGCCCATTATCAGGCTAATTTTTCTCGTGATGTGGAATAA